ATGGAGACCCCACAGGAGAAACTCCAACCAACCATAGGGCTCCTCTATCTAGACGAACACCCAATGGCAAGACTCCCGTTAAGACTAAGGGTCAGAAAGTGTTTTCTCAGCAGAATATGAACCATAAAAGGAACCCATTTCTTCCACAGACTCAGATAGACTTAAACAGATACATTGCAGAAGCACAGTTACAACGTGAGAGATGTCAGCTCTCTTTCGGCGGCCCACTCAAGGGAGAGCACTTGGAGTCCCAGACTCCTCCGGGCCTGGCCATCCACAGTATAAACCATGTGAAAACCGGACCCATCAATCTGAATCATTCCCATGCCAAACACCCCATGCTACATCCAAACGGACATCCCATCCAACAGAACGGCCACATCGACGGCACACAGGAGGGGAGGCGTGAATGTGAACGACAGGCGATTTCTCAGGTATTCAGGTCCTGTGATGTGCTGAATCATGGTGCTAAACCACAGGGTCACCCCAGTGTGTCCACCCCTCCTGGTGCTGTGTCCACCCACCGACCCGACATGCAGAGCGTAACGAGCAGCTATTCCAATGACCAGCAGCAGCCTCGCCGAGATCAAGAGGCATATTACAAAGTGGAAACATCTGGCTCAGTCACTGTTTTGTCGACGTCAACTATAAATGTGGAACCAGGGGTAGATTATCCCAGAGAGTACACTCCTACTAAGGACACACTCAACAGCTTCCTGGAGTCCCCTCTGAAGTTCTTGAACACACCAACTAAGAATTTACTTACGCCACCTCCCAAAAAAGGTGCACCAGAGATGCCCAGTTGTGACTGCATGGGTAAGTCATCCACTCTCTTGATCAACGTGATAGCCTTACTGTATTTTAGACAGTAAATTGCTGTCTTTGAcagttatgtgtgtatgtataatccTAATACCTATTACAATTCATCCATTTAATTCAAGTTGTTCCATTTGAAACTCAAAAATGATTGAGCTGTTCCTTCATGTAGTACTGTATGTTTCCAGGGCCCCAAGACTTGTGCCTGTTATGAAGTGTTATTTTAATGTGAAGTTTACTTTCATCTTGTTTCTGATTGCAGAACAAATcatagagaaagaggaaggCCCATTCTACACACACCTTGGATCTGGCCCAAGTGTAGCAGCAGTAAGGGAACTGATGGAGAACAGGTAGAACACTATGAAGGGTCTGTGTTCACATGGCCTTTTTTTCACAGTGACTGTTGTAAAAGGAAAGCATTGCTAAGCCTGATACACACTCTGTGCAAGTTCAGACAGGAAACCCCTGGGCTGCTTGCAGAGGGGCCCACGGGTGACTTTATAGGCGGGTTTGTACCATGTTTTATAGATTTAAGGGACCTTGGGCCTCATGCAGCAACATTCTCTTATATTCTCTCTTCATTTTTCTGTTAAGAGAAAAAATGAGAGGAGCTCCAGGTGTACCTCCACCATCCAAATCTGCTGCCTTACCCACTTGATCATAAATTGGAAAGGAGGAAAGGAGTTGTACAGTGAGCACACATGCCACATGTCCAAGCATCTAAGTGCATCTAAGAGCAGTAGGCATATGTAAGCTGAAAAATATCATCCAAGGGTTTTTATAGTCTTAACTGGGATCAGTTGACCCCAGTTTTCATTAGCTCACACATTTAATCATTGAAATGACTCTTAAACATAAAATAACTGTAGTTGATTATATgatatttgtgcattttttaAAATGGACAAACCATTTGTGGATTTTTTTCTTATCTTGGTATTAGAGCGCTCTTTTATCACTCAGGGTCATAAGCccactgtccatctctctctctccctcatttcctGTCTAATCTTCCTGTTCTGTCAATAAAGTGCAGaaaagccccccaaaaaaggaaaacattggCAAATCCCAGAAATCAGTGGATACTAACAATATAACAAGAAATAGCCAATATGAACAAAAACAAGAGGAAATTTGTTTGTAGAACGCTTCCTGCAAGCTGTCTGTTACCAACAAttatttttctattttgaaCTAGTTAGATTCTTAAATGAGGGTAAAAAACCTTTGATGAAATGATGCGTAAAGGTAGTGCTGTGGATTGGTTGCAGGTATGGGGAGAAAGGGAAGGCAGTGCGAGTGGAAGTGGTGGTGTACACTGGGAAAGAAGGCCGGAGCTCTCAGGGCTGTCCGATTGCCAAATGGGTAAGATTATTTCTACTCAACATCGATATTTATATAAAATGTAAGCTGTGTTGCCATTATGCAACAAGCCTGTTATACCATGCATActatagagcagtggttcttaaactgggggtcgGGACCCTCAGGGGGGTCGCCAAAAATATTGGAGGGGTCGCGAAATGATTTGCAATCtggattaaagacatttttctaaaggtttttagtcaaacgctgccattgacataatgcctttggtgttgacatagcctacctatgagagaagacattttcgGCCTCTACTTCCAATGCCCATCTTGCAACATTTGAAAACCAAATTCCGCtggttagagagaagggggtcgcgAGATTTGCCCCATGTTTTTTCGggggggtcgccagacaaaaagtttaagaaccactgctatAGAGGTCATTCACAGGCAACTTCATGAATATTTCTGTTTGGTTCTGTTGGATGTCTGGCTGGGCCTACTTGTCTGCAGGTGATCCGGCGGGGCAGTGAGGAGGAGAAGCTGCTGTGTTTGGTACGCCACCGCACGGGGCACTGCTGCCAGGACGCCGTGGTGGTCATCCTCATCCTGGCCTGGGAGGGGATCCCACGCACCATGGCCGACCACTTGTATCATGAGCTAACCCAGACACTCTGCAAGTATGGCTCCCCCACCAGTCGCCGCTGTGGCCTCAACGAAGAGTGAGTAGCTCCCCAGCCTGGACCTATGAGCAACTTGCAAAGTGTGAATGAATAAACGTGAATGTAAATGCAAGAGACAAAAAGGCTTGGCTTTAAACATAGTGAGCTGCTATGGTCTTGGCATCACTTTCAAGCTATATAGATAATTGATAACTCTTCCGTTTATAAGCCACAGCTGAGGTAAAAGTGACAATGATATCGGGAGAGCATCAAACAAAGCAGCAGATGTTTATTCAAATTAGGCAAGCCTTTTCAATTCAGCCCTCTTCATAACCAAGAGCATAAAAGTATTCTGCCAGCGTGTTATTGGCTATGCATGGCTAACACTTTATAGCCAAAGGATAAAAGCCTATTGTCAAAGTTTGGGAAAAAAAGAGTTAATTGTTGAAAGGGAACATGGGCTATTGTAAGATGAGGTAATTATAGTGTGCATGCAAAATGAAGGTCAGAACAGTCGCCACGAAAAGAACAATGAGATGGTCAAATCCAAATTCAGAAATTGTCATCATGATGTGTTATGGATCCCAGAAACTTCTGGAGTTACGTAAAATGGAGACCTAATATATTTCACAGTGCTCTAACCCATACTTCTGTGCTATTTCTCCATTTCCCCTTCACTCAGCCGTACGTGTGCGTGCCAGGGCCTGGACCCAGAGACCTGCGGAGCCTCCTTCTCATTCGGCTGCTCCTGGAGTATGTACTTCAATGGTTGCAAATTTGCTCGCAGCAAGGTCCCCAGAAAGTTCCGCCTGCTTGGAGACTACCCAAAGGAGGTGAGCAAGACTTCGGAGGCACTGTAGTATCTCCATAGCGATGCACTGTAGTATCTCCATAACGATGCACTGTAGAGTTTAGTGCTTAGTGCTtctgatatttgtgtgtgtgtacaataaaACGATGTGCACAGTAAGATTAGGTGCCTCCCAGTGGTCATATATTGCTAGAACACGTCTCattatttcccccccccccttaagaAGTGAGTGCATTCACAAATGATCATTTGTAGTACTGAGAGGATGTCTTTCTCTTTTAGGAGGGCAAACTGGAGGATAACCTTCAGAACCTAGCAACAGACTTAGCCCCCTTGTACAAAAAGCTGGCACCAGAGGCCTTTCAAAACCAGGTGAGTCCTCAGGTCTAGATGTGGAGTGCCCATGTCTGTCACTGAGCCAGCCTGGTACTGCTTTGATCCTGTGTTCATACTATGTTGTATGTCATAAATGTATTAATCATATCCTATAACAACAGTGGTGCCTCATTTTTCTTGGCACAGAATGTTTGATAAGAAtttaataataagaagaatttgtttgtatttttgaaTTTAAACCCACTGTGTGCTTCAGATATGTCACCATGTATTGAAAGAGATGTGTGTAGTGAGACATGAATGAGTGGGTTATGCAAATTAATCCCTGTTCACAGGTGGACCACGAGCAGCTGGGCAGAGACTGTCGACTGGGTGTGAAGCAGGGCCGGCCGTTCTCTGGGGTGACTGCATGTGTGGACTTCTGTGCTCatgcacacagggacacacacaacatgaacAACGGGAGTACTGTGGTAAGCCACAACGCTGTGTGTACAACAGATAATCACAGTTACCGGGCAACAATTCCAGTTAAATATGCATGCAGTCAAATAGAGTATTGTACAGAACGGTGCTGCAGATAGCAGTTAGTTCTAATGAAGCCACGCTTCCACATTCTGAAAACAATCCTCTATTAAACCAGGCTTACACTGTGCATGGAGAGAATCAGACGGTTTATTCTGCATGTCTGTACTGTCAAGTTATGTGACAAAATACTTCAGTTCCAAATGTGAACCTTCATTGGGAATCCTTGAAATCTTACTGAATACACAAACATCCAGTTCCACCGTGTAAATGCGAAATCATTCATCCTATCATCTGATCAAAACACTGCAATATAAGCCTGGCATTAAACAGGACAGCAGAAGCCATATGAAATATTCTCTCCTGAAGAGACAtgattctttcacacaaacatatgggTATTTGTGGGCGTTTAAGGGCGTTTTTGAGAGGTAACCAGGTATGCCATGcttttggaggtgcaaacaaacactGCATTGCTATTGAAATCACATGGTAAGGAACCAGAAATCcgattgtttgcacctccaaatgGACGGTGGCGAACGTATGTGAAgcgagtttgtgtgaaagaatagaTGACTGACCGCagatctccttctctctgcatAGGTATGCACTTTAACTAAGGAGGATAACCGAGCAGTGAGGAATGTACCAGAGGATGAGCAGCTGCATGTGCTGCCCCTTTACAAGATCTCCGAGACGGACGAGTTTGGCCGAGCGGAGGGCCAGCGGGCCAAGATGGAGACCGGGGCTCTGCAGGTGCTCTCGGCCTTCCCCAGGGAGGTGCGACTGCTGGCTGAACCGGTCAAGTCTGCCCGCAAGAGGCGTCTGGAGGCCAAAAAAGCCTCCGCAGATAAACAGCATAACAATCAGGACAGGAAGCAGAACACCCCAGGCAAGGTCAAAAGTGAACTCTTCAAAGGGACTCCTGACAGAGGTAAAGCAATTATGTTAGAACCAGGAAGTAGCCTGGCTCTGGCCATCCCACATTCACTGCATTCACAAAATTATGGTTTGAAACTGTCCCATCACATTAAGAGCCTGTGGCCTTTAAACAGGTTTCTTTGAAGATGTACGTAATGCATAATAACTTCCTCTTAAACCagtaaatgtttcattttgatgCATCTTCATTGGGTTTTATGATGTTTAAACAGCTTCTCCGTAACGGTTGTCTAATTTTAATGTATTCTCGCAGGTTACAAAAGCAACTCTGTGGAGACGTCTCCCTTGGTCAAAACAGAACCTCAGTCATATTCCATCCCTTTGCGGACAGCAGGTGTGGGGAACTATTCACTGAACTCCGATCCCTCGCACCCTTTTCACCACAACCGTGAGTATTCCACTCCTCCTGGAACCAACAGCCAGGCTATGGAAGCACTTTCCTCACACGAGTCCGGCCGTCCTCCTCCCAAGTATGGTTTTGCTGGAGCACCAGGGAGCCACCGTGGTGACTCCAGGCCCAGTGGGTGTCCGCAGCCTTCTGACCAACGGCTGCTGGAACCTCGGCCGGCAGTCTCCCCCCTGACCACAAAGGGTTTCCGTGGctacccccaccctcacacgtTCAAGTCGGAGCCAGACGAGGTGCATTGCTCCTCTCTCCTGAGAGTCCCCACCCCTGTCGAGAGCACACCCCCACGCCCACTCTACCCCCACCCAGCCGAAGGGCTGCAGAGCAGACTCAATGGGTACCACCCCGGTGTGCTGGCGCAGGGCACGCCTGTGGACCAGGGCAGCCTGCTGCCGCCCCGGACTCCCCTCAGCCCCGAAGCCGTGAAGGCCGAGGAGGTGTGGTCGGACAGTGAGCACAATTTCCTGGACAGGGACATCGGGGGCGTGGCGGTGGCGCCCTCCCACGGCTCCATCCTCATCGAGTGCGCCCGGCGGGAGCTGCACGCCACCACGCCCATTCTGCGGCCCAACCGCAGCCACCCCACGCGCATCTCCCTGGTGTTCTACCAGCACAAGAATCTGAACGAGCCGGGCCACGGCCTGGCGCTCTGGGAGGCCAAGATGGCAGAGAAGGcgcgagagaaagaagaggaggccGAGCGCCTGGCTCTGGAGGGCGGCGTCAGCGCCTTGGTGAGCCCTGTCCGGCCCAAGGGCAAGAGAGGCAGGCCGGCGGGAGAGTGTCCAGGCGAGGAACCTGAGGAGTCCAGCCCTGAGGAGAAAGAGCTGGCCCGGGTACCTACGCGCTGGGCTCAAACGCTCCCACAGGACAGGGTCGTCACAGTGGCCCCCTACGCCCTGACGCAGGTCACTGGCCCCTACAACCGCTGGATGTGACATTTCCTGTAGTCTACACCATCACTCTTTTATGCTACTGCCTTACCTCAATCAATTTACTCTTTCATTTGTGTTTTCAGTGCATTGATATTGTCAAATTATGTTTCATCTcagctttttaaaaatgatgttggaaaaaaaattgttgtttttttactgtGAGTTGTTTTTGGTGAGTCCTTGATGGTTTTATATTGTAAAGAAATGGTGCTTTCAGAAGACTTGGTTTTATACACAGAGATGAAATTAGAACATAAAATGTGATTATTTATTCTGATCATTGTCAAAACTATTTTGTAATTTAATTTTGGTGCAAGCCTGTTTACTGCAATTGTactatgtaaaacagcattttacTTGCAAGTAACACTCAGAATGGACATTGTTTTTAAAGCAGTGGGTGCTCTCTGAAGTAAAATAATGACTTATTTTGGTGCCATTGTAGCAGTGACTGGTAAATATTTGAGAAATAGAGAAgtgaatatacagtacatatagcaAGTATCACCATAGGTGGTTGTTTTAAAACATTCATGTAGCATTTCAGTTTCATTTTCCTTCTTCTGTCACTTGTAATGCATTTGGTAATGAAGGTACATGCTAcagtttctgtttgttttggttgtcaTGGTTTGTTTTCATTGTACATGTCATTTTGAAAAGCacttttattttcaaaacaaCTTGAAAAATATCAATTTCCAATATGCACATGCTTTTTTTCATCATGTCTGTCATCCCCTTCACAGTATTGCTTTTAATTTTCACAAGGCGTATTTATGAAAGCAATAATCACATATGGTTATGTGCTGCATTAACTTTCAGATGTTTTATAAAATATTTTAGAACTAGCACTTAGTTCAGATGAACCTGTAGAATTCTGACCTTTGAGGTTTTACAATTCCCAAAGTGTTTGAACGCAACTTGAAGAACATCACACTTAGAAATTCTCGAAAAAAACTTCTACACATTTAATGTATGATTGTCACTGGTGCTTCAAAGACCCATAATAAACTCTTGACATGTGACACCACTTCACATATTAATGCTGCAGAGTAGAATTTATTATTTAATATAAATTATGAAACTTCCTGTGAGTTCATGCAGATTATTCCTTTTTTACTAGATTCTATCATTTTTTATAAATAATTATTTAAaagtgacaccccccccccccccctccgccatccctcaaaaaaaaaaaactttgacagtTATATGATCATTTGGGAAGATATACTGAAAGCTTACTTGCTCTAAATCTTAAGATATAGTTCTCCAAGATGATAGATTTTGAGGTATTCATCTAATTCTACTGAGAATGATGGAACTACTCAACTATTGTGAAAGTAATGTCATTGCAAGTTCCAAACAATAAGCATAACAAGAGTTGCATGATAACTCTTTACATGTTTGAACTGTCAAAAAGTGAATCATAATGTTTGTCAATGAAATGAATGTGCATCCAT
This genomic stretch from Alosa sapidissima isolate fAloSap1 chromosome 16, fAloSap1.pri, whole genome shotgun sequence harbors:
- the tet1 gene encoding methylcytosine dioxygenase TET3 isoform X1, which produces MPLIPKKPKRLHTPLKRNDKKLTSTTAKRCTVNSEKSKGQTAKNTSDTPTRPTAKAKTAKSTAINKAASHASLGYLEISKSSPARRGSTRLRRSMSSATQFGLVVDLQGRRKSLRGTPFSQSFPQDVKPSKIGQSAKARARQIRGLNQWVAKHPGSCNASQQKKLLTPEGEHQLSSLGSELTMVEQDNTLIGLSNKDEQVTDHGGKATESESIVADPNSLNPNNECANKSDSSEPTSEEDPLNNRDTSALVEFPVVLPPHEAVFSGEDGNLGAELQPQTCLILCSSTLTTPHSPSPNVSLVPSPSCTSSKASSLLEESAGATIVEVGIPHVTVDGDTKDQAVLSEDRPSKYTDSLILQSTDTDDCSTEAVELDLVPKILPCSDSKPTSSSENTQSSFDTESEPGLPDAFLEPTGSGAFLLSTEDMHHFLMGADGRERSKRSRCKDCEPCLRKVNCGQCSCCLNRKTGHQICKLRKCIELKKKPSWISSAQVGSKDIAKLVKKKRVSKVETEVISVNGTKVEQMEDTSTAEEKDGDSSQAHAAPSDVLPSDALPTVQMAAAAPLFENELGTSDTDALTSQSLSLNLPNGAGNRTPNARRDAGCASPSLERVVIVQPQHQTEALPESTVPLKKIKMEEPWVLTDGQTTSHSESSDGYEDALSTLAAVVCFSITDRKALEEKLFGPRPSVVCSVKTEPEDNSHEFKSYQKSVGISPLTDTLQEQEQKNSDKCVKDSGSPLPSVQTLVEQRNLSLEQAIAIEALTQLAVLPQNMPIKMENSSLDTRSESKPAATVAPVENIPLLGVKSVSDVASNKVSVISSSLHQTSVIHSPLNRQGSASHRSTYTSDKLSLQHLLKASSDCERLPLIPEKGLKRTASQALCKAEKSEGTYKEYKQPERTPGKGSRNKDEEEVAMQLAQLAFIIESRQTQTQSGHPSPYSENNPPKGMPVQAIKYNSHSLAQNLKKTPMKTAKTTPSKPRVSKKKGLEINGDPTGETPTNHRAPLSRRTPNGKTPVKTKGQKVFSQQNMNHKRNPFLPQTQIDLNRYIAEAQLQRERCQLSFGGPLKGEHLESQTPPGLAIHSINHVKTGPINLNHSHAKHPMLHPNGHPIQQNGHIDGTQEGRRECERQAISQVFRSCDVLNHGAKPQGHPSVSTPPGAVSTHRPDMQSVTSSYSNDQQQPRRDQEAYYKVETSGSVTVLSTSTINVEPGVDYPREYTPTKDTLNSFLESPLKFLNTPTKNLLTPPPKKGAPEMPSCDCMEQIIEKEEGPFYTHLGSGPSVAAVRELMENRYGEKGKAVRVEVVVYTGKEGRSSQGCPIAKWVIRRGSEEEKLLCLVRHRTGHCCQDAVVVILILAWEGIPRTMADHLYHELTQTLCKYGSPTSRRCGLNEDRTCACQGLDPETCGASFSFGCSWSMYFNGCKFARSKVPRKFRLLGDYPKEEGKLEDNLQNLATDLAPLYKKLAPEAFQNQVDHEQLGRDCRLGVKQGRPFSGVTACVDFCAHAHRDTHNMNNGSTVVCTLTKEDNRAVRNVPEDEQLHVLPLYKISETDEFGRAEGQRAKMETGALQVLSAFPREVRLLAEPVKSARKRRLEAKKASADKQHNNQDRKQNTPGKVKSELFKGTPDRGYKSNSVETSPLVKTEPQSYSIPLRTAGVGNYSLNSDPSHPFHHNREYSTPPGTNSQAMEALSSHESGRPPPKYGFAGAPGSHRGDSRPSGCPQPSDQRLLEPRPAVSPLTTKGFRGYPHPHTFKSEPDEVHCSSLLRVPTPVESTPPRPLYPHPAEGLQSRLNGYHPGVLAQGTPVDQGSLLPPRTPLSPEAVKAEEVWSDSEHNFLDRDIGGVAVAPSHGSILIECARRELHATTPILRPNRSHPTRISLVFYQHKNLNEPGHGLALWEAKMAEKAREKEEEAERLALEGGVSALVSPVRPKGKRGRPAGECPGEEPEESSPEEKELARVPTRWAQTLPQDRVVTVAPYALTQVTGPYNRWM
- the tet1 gene encoding methylcytosine dioxygenase TET3 isoform X2, which encodes MPLIPKKPKRLHTPLKRNDKKLTSTTAKRCTVNSEKSKGQTAKNTSDTPTRPTAKAKTAKSTAINKAASHASLGYLEISKSSPARRGSTRLRRSMSSATQFGLVVDLQGRRKSLRGTPFSQSFPQDVKPSKIGQSAKARARQIRGLNQWVAKHPGSCNASQQKKLLTPEGEHQLSSLGSELTMVEQDNTLIGLSNKDEQVTDHGGKATESESIVADPNSLNPNNECANKSDSSEPTSEEDPLNNRDTSALVEFPVVLPPHEAVFSGEDGNLGAELQPQTCLILCSSTLTTPHSPSPNVSLVPSPSCTSSKASSLLEESAGATIVEVGIPHVTVDGDTKDQAVLSEDRPSKYTDSLILQSTDTDDCSTEAVELDLVPKILPCSDSKPTSSSENTQSSFDTESEPGLPDAFLEPTGSGAFLLSTEDMHHFLMGADGRERSKRSRCKDCEPCLRKVNCGQCSCCLNRKTGHQICKLRKCIELKKKPSWISSAQVETEVISVNGTKVEQMEDTSTAEEKDGDSSQAHAAPSDVLPSDALPTVQMAAAAPLFENELGTSDTDALTSQSLSLNLPNGAGNRTPNARRDAGCASPSLERVVIVQPQHQTEALPESTVPLKKIKMEEPWVLTDGQTTSHSESSDGYEDALSTLAAVVCFSITDRKALEEKLFGPRPSVVCSVKTEPEDNSHEFKSYQKSVGISPLTDTLQEQEQKNSDKCVKDSGSPLPSVQTLVEQRNLSLEQAIAIEALTQLAVLPQNMPIKMENSSLDTRSESKPAATVAPVENIPLLGVKSVSDVASNKVSVISSSLHQTSVIHSPLNRQGSASHRSTYTSDKLSLQHLLKASSDCERLPLIPEKGLKRTASQALCKAEKSEGTYKEYKQPERTPGKGSRNKDEEEVAMQLAQLAFIIESRQTQTQSGHPSPYSENNPPKGMPVQAIKYNSHSLAQNLKKTPMKTAKTTPSKPRVSKKKGLEINGDPTGETPTNHRAPLSRRTPNGKTPVKTKGQKVFSQQNMNHKRNPFLPQTQIDLNRYIAEAQLQRERCQLSFGGPLKGEHLESQTPPGLAIHSINHVKTGPINLNHSHAKHPMLHPNGHPIQQNGHIDGTQEGRRECERQAISQVFRSCDVLNHGAKPQGHPSVSTPPGAVSTHRPDMQSVTSSYSNDQQQPRRDQEAYYKVETSGSVTVLSTSTINVEPGVDYPREYTPTKDTLNSFLESPLKFLNTPTKNLLTPPPKKGAPEMPSCDCMEQIIEKEEGPFYTHLGSGPSVAAVRELMENRYGEKGKAVRVEVVVYTGKEGRSSQGCPIAKWVIRRGSEEEKLLCLVRHRTGHCCQDAVVVILILAWEGIPRTMADHLYHELTQTLCKYGSPTSRRCGLNEDRTCACQGLDPETCGASFSFGCSWSMYFNGCKFARSKVPRKFRLLGDYPKEEGKLEDNLQNLATDLAPLYKKLAPEAFQNQVDHEQLGRDCRLGVKQGRPFSGVTACVDFCAHAHRDTHNMNNGSTVVCTLTKEDNRAVRNVPEDEQLHVLPLYKISETDEFGRAEGQRAKMETGALQVLSAFPREVRLLAEPVKSARKRRLEAKKASADKQHNNQDRKQNTPGKVKSELFKGTPDRGYKSNSVETSPLVKTEPQSYSIPLRTAGVGNYSLNSDPSHPFHHNREYSTPPGTNSQAMEALSSHESGRPPPKYGFAGAPGSHRGDSRPSGCPQPSDQRLLEPRPAVSPLTTKGFRGYPHPHTFKSEPDEVHCSSLLRVPTPVESTPPRPLYPHPAEGLQSRLNGYHPGVLAQGTPVDQGSLLPPRTPLSPEAVKAEEVWSDSEHNFLDRDIGGVAVAPSHGSILIECARRELHATTPILRPNRSHPTRISLVFYQHKNLNEPGHGLALWEAKMAEKAREKEEEAERLALEGGVSALVSPVRPKGKRGRPAGECPGEEPEESSPEEKELARVPTRWAQTLPQDRVVTVAPYALTQVTGPYNRWM
- the tet1 gene encoding methylcytosine dioxygenase TET3 isoform X3 — translated: MSSATQFGLVVDLQGRRKSLRGTPFSQSFPQDVKPSKIGQSAKARARQIRGLNQWVAKHPGSCNASQQKKLLTPEGEHQLSSLGSELTMVEQDNTLIGLSNKDEQVTDHGGKATESESIVADPNSLNPNNECANKSDSSEPTSEEDPLNNRDTSALVEFPVVLPPHEAVFSGEDGNLGAELQPQTCLILCSSTLTTPHSPSPNVSLVPSPSCTSSKASSLLEESAGATIVEVGIPHVTVDGDTKDQAVLSEDRPSKYTDSLILQSTDTDDCSTEAVELDLVPKILPCSDSKPTSSSENTQSSFDTESEPGLPDAFLEPTGSGAFLLSTEDMHHFLMGADGRERSKRSRCKDCEPCLRKVNCGQCSCCLNRKTGHQICKLRKCIELKKKPSWISSAQVGSKDIAKLVKKKRVSKVETEVISVNGTKVEQMEDTSTAEEKDGDSSQAHAAPSDVLPSDALPTVQMAAAAPLFENELGTSDTDALTSQSLSLNLPNGAGNRTPNARRDAGCASPSLERVVIVQPQHQTEALPESTVPLKKIKMEEPWVLTDGQTTSHSESSDGYEDALSTLAAVVCFSITDRKALEEKLFGPRPSVVCSVKTEPEDNSHEFKSYQKSVGISPLTDTLQEQEQKNSDKCVKDSGSPLPSVQTLVEQRNLSLEQAIAIEALTQLAVLPQNMPIKMENSSLDTRSESKPAATVAPVENIPLLGVKSVSDVASNKVSVISSSLHQTSVIHSPLNRQGSASHRSTYTSDKLSLQHLLKASSDCERLPLIPEKGLKRTASQALCKAEKSEGTYKEYKQPERTPGKGSRNKDEEEVAMQLAQLAFIIESRQTQTQSGHPSPYSENNPPKGMPVQAIKYNSHSLAQNLKKTPMKTAKTTPSKPRVSKKKGLEINGDPTGETPTNHRAPLSRRTPNGKTPVKTKGQKVFSQQNMNHKRNPFLPQTQIDLNRYIAEAQLQRERCQLSFGGPLKGEHLESQTPPGLAIHSINHVKTGPINLNHSHAKHPMLHPNGHPIQQNGHIDGTQEGRRECERQAISQVFRSCDVLNHGAKPQGHPSVSTPPGAVSTHRPDMQSVTSSYSNDQQQPRRDQEAYYKVETSGSVTVLSTSTINVEPGVDYPREYTPTKDTLNSFLESPLKFLNTPTKNLLTPPPKKGAPEMPSCDCMEQIIEKEEGPFYTHLGSGPSVAAVRELMENRYGEKGKAVRVEVVVYTGKEGRSSQGCPIAKWVIRRGSEEEKLLCLVRHRTGHCCQDAVVVILILAWEGIPRTMADHLYHELTQTLCKYGSPTSRRCGLNEDRTCACQGLDPETCGASFSFGCSWSMYFNGCKFARSKVPRKFRLLGDYPKEEGKLEDNLQNLATDLAPLYKKLAPEAFQNQVDHEQLGRDCRLGVKQGRPFSGVTACVDFCAHAHRDTHNMNNGSTVVCTLTKEDNRAVRNVPEDEQLHVLPLYKISETDEFGRAEGQRAKMETGALQVLSAFPREVRLLAEPVKSARKRRLEAKKASADKQHNNQDRKQNTPGKVKSELFKGTPDRGYKSNSVETSPLVKTEPQSYSIPLRTAGVGNYSLNSDPSHPFHHNREYSTPPGTNSQAMEALSSHESGRPPPKYGFAGAPGSHRGDSRPSGCPQPSDQRLLEPRPAVSPLTTKGFRGYPHPHTFKSEPDEVHCSSLLRVPTPVESTPPRPLYPHPAEGLQSRLNGYHPGVLAQGTPVDQGSLLPPRTPLSPEAVKAEEVWSDSEHNFLDRDIGGVAVAPSHGSILIECARRELHATTPILRPNRSHPTRISLVFYQHKNLNEPGHGLALWEAKMAEKAREKEEEAERLALEGGVSALVSPVRPKGKRGRPAGECPGEEPEESSPEEKELARVPTRWAQTLPQDRVVTVAPYALTQVTGPYNRWM